A genome region from Leucoraja erinacea ecotype New England unplaced genomic scaffold, Leri_hhj_1 Leri_1124S, whole genome shotgun sequence includes the following:
- the LOC129715331 gene encoding zinc finger protein 239-like — TLEHLHTGQKPYGCSICGKSFTQSSGLQAHQPVHSSERPFNCSDCGKGFKSSKDLKEHRRLPTGERPYTCADACGKRFTHSTRLLSQQRVHASDNPFPSPVCGERFAKASHAPSHQHVHTSGPPYDCPYCDLASPV; from the exons GAACATTGGAACATCTGCACACTGGccagaagccctatggctgctccatctgcggcaagagctttacccAGTCGTCGGGGCTGCAGGCGCACCAGccggtgcacagcagtgagcggcccttcaacTGCTCCGattgcggcaaaggcttcaagtcgtccaagGACCTGAAGGAGCACAGACGCCTGCCCAcgggggagcggccctacacctgcgccgATGCG TGCGGCAAGCGCTTCACCCACTCCACCAGGCTGCTGTCCCAGCAGCGGGTGCACGCCAGCGACAATCCcttccccagcccggtgtgtggagagcgctttgccaAGGCCTCCCACGCCCCGTCTCACCAGcatgtgcacaccagtggcccgcCCTACGACTGTCCGTACTGCG